In Halobaculum limi, one DNA window encodes the following:
- a CDS encoding DUF7126 family protein — MTDHSAIVAGPDTEGLGTELESLDVPVTRIDGPVTGGRLDDAGIEETSLFVLTDLEEATGIAVAKERNPDVRAVVYSTDSLPEYAKGQADLAVDPDLLTADVVADELASAE; from the coding sequence ATGACCGACCATTCTGCCATCGTCGCCGGGCCCGATACGGAGGGCCTCGGCACGGAACTGGAGTCGCTCGACGTGCCCGTCACCCGCATCGACGGCCCGGTGACCGGCGGCAGGCTCGACGACGCGGGCATCGAGGAGACGTCGCTGTTCGTCCTCACCGACCTCGAGGAGGCGACGGGTATCGCCGTCGCGAAAGAGCGCAACCCCGACGTCCGCGCAGTCGTCTACTCGACCGACTCCCTCCCCGAGTACGCGAAAGGGCAGGCCGACCTCGCGGTCGACCCTGACCTCCTCACCGCAGACGTCGTCGCCGACGAACTCGCCAGCGCCGAGTGA
- a CDS encoding 30S ribosomal protein S8e, which yields MKDQSGRRKRKRTGGRRRPSSNKKRHELGREPAETTVGEPRFQVIDSRGTNEKTRALSTNVAQVATGGETVEAEIEGVDENPSNVNYVRRNIITKGAVISTSEGQARVTSRPGQTGQVNAVLLDE from the coding sequence ATGAAAGATCAGAGCGGACGCAGGAAGCGGAAGCGGACCGGCGGTCGACGACGACCCTCCAGCAACAAGAAGCGACACGAACTCGGCCGCGAACCCGCCGAGACGACCGTCGGTGAGCCGCGATTCCAGGTCATCGACTCCCGCGGCACCAACGAGAAGACCCGCGCGCTCTCCACGAACGTCGCGCAGGTCGCCACTGGCGGCGAGACCGTCGAAGCCGAAATCGAGGGCGTCGACGAGAACCCCTCGAACGTGAACTACGTCCGCCGGAACATCATCACGAAGGGCGCGGTCATCTCCACCAGCGAGGGTCAGGCCCGCGTCACCTCCCGTCCGGGGCAGACCGGACAGGTCAACGCCGTCCTCCTCGACGAGTAA
- the larC gene encoding nickel pincer cofactor biosynthesis protein LarC has translation MRTIAFDGRMGAAGDMLLGALVAAGGDPDVLASVEDAVPVRYEFESVDRNGIASTRARVRHRDAETEHTDADDAGDAGEDDHHHSDGHDHSHDDHDHSHSHSHDDSHDHNHNAEGHGPQRTYAEVVTLVEGMTIPETVREDALAVFEILGEAEAAVHGSDLDSTHFHEVGADDAIADVVGACLLFDDLDPDRVVTTPLATGGGEVEFSHGVYPVPVPAVVEVAERAKWSLRGGPVDAELLTPTGAAILAHFAEGVERLPSLRVEQSGYGAGGWTFPERPNVLRAVVGEAERGDLARDDIAVLETNLDDAPPELLGGLQETLTDAGARDVTVVPTTMKKSRPGHLVKVICKPEDADRVARRLAEETGTLGVREGGATHRWVADRAFETVAVDLDGDAHEVTVKVASDAEGVVYDVSAEYDDAATVAHETGRPIREVSRRAEAVVHDRIDAAGTEETSKD, from the coding sequence ATGCGAACTATCGCCTTCGACGGTCGGATGGGCGCCGCCGGCGACATGCTCTTGGGTGCACTCGTCGCCGCCGGCGGTGACCCGGACGTCCTCGCGTCTGTCGAGGACGCTGTCCCGGTCCGCTACGAGTTCGAATCGGTCGACAGAAACGGTATCGCGAGCACCCGGGCGCGGGTCCGCCACCGCGATGCGGAGACGGAACACACCGATGCGGACGACGCGGGCGACGCCGGAGAGGACGACCATCACCACTCCGATGGGCACGACCACTCTCACGACGACCACGACCATTCTCACTCGCACAGTCACGACGACTCGCACGACCACAACCACAACGCCGAGGGCCACGGTCCACAGCGAACGTACGCCGAGGTCGTCACACTCGTCGAGGGGATGACGATACCCGAGACCGTCCGCGAAGACGCACTCGCCGTCTTCGAGATACTCGGTGAGGCGGAGGCGGCCGTCCACGGCTCCGACCTCGACTCGACCCACTTCCACGAGGTCGGCGCAGACGACGCTATCGCGGACGTCGTCGGCGCGTGCTTGCTGTTCGACGACTTGGACCCCGACCGCGTCGTGACGACGCCGCTGGCGACCGGGGGCGGCGAGGTGGAGTTCAGTCACGGCGTCTACCCCGTCCCGGTCCCAGCGGTCGTCGAGGTGGCCGAACGCGCCAAGTGGTCGCTGCGCGGCGGCCCGGTCGACGCGGAACTGTTGACGCCGACGGGCGCGGCCATCCTCGCACACTTCGCCGAGGGTGTCGAGCGCCTCCCGTCGCTTCGGGTCGAGCAGTCCGGCTACGGTGCGGGTGGGTGGACGTTCCCCGAGCGACCGAACGTCCTCCGCGCGGTCGTCGGCGAGGCCGAACGCGGCGACCTCGCTCGCGACGACATCGCCGTCTTGGAGACGAACCTCGACGACGCCCCGCCGGAACTGCTCGGCGGTCTACAGGAGACACTCACGGACGCCGGGGCCCGCGACGTGACCGTCGTGCCGACGACGATGAAGAAGTCCCGTCCGGGCCACCTCGTGAAAGTGATCTGCAAGCCGGAGGACGCCGACCGCGTCGCCCGCCGACTCGCCGAAGAGACGGGGACGCTCGGCGTCCGCGAGGGCGGCGCGACCCACCGCTGGGTCGCCGACCGCGCGTTCGAGACAGTCGCGGTCGACCTCGACGGCGACGCGCACGAGGTGACGGTGAAGGTCGCGAGTGACGCCGAGGGCGTCGTGTACGACGTGAGCGCGGAGTACGACGACGCCGCCACGGTCGCACACGAGACTGGTCGCCCAATTCGGGAGGTGAGTCGCCGGGCAGAGGCCGTCGTCCACGACCGGATCGATGCGGCGGGAACCGAGGAGACGAGCAAGGACTGA
- the radB gene encoding DNA repair and recombination protein RadB encodes MTEFLTTGSAALDDLLGGGIERGVVTQLYGPPASGKTNLALTAAAEVAADGGSVLYIDTEDLSMTRFRDIAEARTDEAVETVAGRLVVSQALSFEEQGEAVKDAEGLADGVDLIVLDSATGFYRLERTEDSRGGESVREVARHVTHLLSLARKHDLAVLITNQVFTDPDADRDRPLGGNTLEHWTGVILRLERFRGGNRRATLEKHRSQPAGGSARFQITEAGVEDATEP; translated from the coding sequence GTGACCGAGTTCCTCACGACCGGCAGTGCCGCCCTCGACGACCTCCTCGGCGGAGGCATCGAGCGTGGCGTCGTCACGCAACTGTACGGCCCGCCGGCGTCGGGGAAGACGAACCTCGCGCTGACCGCGGCCGCCGAGGTCGCCGCAGACGGCGGATCCGTCCTCTACATCGACACCGAAGACCTCTCGATGACGCGCTTTCGCGACATCGCGGAGGCCCGCACCGACGAAGCCGTCGAGACGGTCGCCGGGCGACTCGTCGTGAGTCAGGCGCTGAGTTTCGAAGAACAAGGCGAGGCGGTGAAAGACGCCGAGGGCCTCGCCGACGGCGTCGACCTGATCGTCCTCGACTCCGCGACCGGGTTCTACCGACTGGAACGCACCGAGGACTCCCGCGGCGGCGAGTCCGTCCGTGAGGTGGCCCGCCACGTCACGCACCTGCTGTCGCTGGCGCGGAAACACGACCTCGCTGTGCTCATCACGAACCAGGTGTTCACCGACCCCGACGCCGACCGCGACCGACCGCTCGGCGGCAACACGCTCGAACACTGGACCGGCGTGATCCTCCGACTGGAGCGGTTCCGCGGCGGCAACCGACGGGCGACGCTGGAGAAACACCGCTCTCAGCCGGCGGGTGGCTCTGCTCGCTTCCAGATCACCGAGGCGGGCGTCGAAGACGCTACGGAACCGTGA
- a CDS encoding ABC transporter permease subunit, whose product MPFTAVVRKDFADSIRSFVLASTTLLFVAFAGFQAAIKWIPRPYRDSPIDPATLALLNSMRQPAVLLIPLIGLLVAYDTVAGERESGSLRLLLGLPNARGEVLLGKFVGRTAVVAVGVLAGYAVVAAIALATYESFAVGVFVGYAVLTVVYGGVYVAIATGASCAMSSRLDALSVAGGLYALFIIGWDIGLYLIQGVFYGGEPPAGGFPDWFNFLGMLNPSTAFMKASRAAIPAYRDLTFYPSQGSAYVQDWVGIPILVAWIVVPLALGYWRFARADVE is encoded by the coding sequence ATGCCCTTCACCGCGGTCGTCCGCAAGGACTTCGCCGATTCGATCCGGTCGTTCGTCCTCGCCTCCACGACACTGCTGTTTGTCGCGTTCGCCGGCTTCCAGGCGGCGATCAAGTGGATCCCGCGACCGTACCGCGACAGTCCCATCGACCCGGCGACGCTGGCGCTGTTGAACAGTATGCGTCAGCCAGCGGTGCTGTTGATCCCGCTGATCGGACTACTCGTCGCGTACGACACCGTCGCGGGAGAGCGCGAGAGCGGGAGCCTCCGCCTGTTGCTCGGACTGCCAAACGCGAGAGGCGAGGTGTTGCTCGGCAAGTTCGTCGGGCGGACGGCCGTCGTCGCCGTCGGCGTCCTCGCGGGGTACGCGGTGGTCGCGGCCATCGCGCTGGCGACGTACGAGTCGTTCGCGGTCGGCGTGTTCGTGGGGTACGCCGTCCTCACGGTCGTCTACGGCGGCGTGTACGTCGCTATCGCGACCGGCGCGTCGTGTGCGATGTCGTCGCGACTCGACGCGCTGAGCGTCGCCGGCGGTCTCTACGCGCTGTTCATCATCGGGTGGGACATCGGCCTGTATCTGATCCAGGGCGTGTTCTACGGTGGGGAGCCACCCGCAGGCGGATTCCCCGACTGGTTCAACTTCCTCGGGATGCTCAACCCCTCGACCGCCTTCATGAAGGCGTCGCGGGCGGCGATCCCCGCGTATCGCGATCTGACGTTCTACCCGAGTCAGGGCTCGGCGTACGTCCAAGACTGGGTCGGGATTCCGATTCTCGTGGCCTGGATCGTCGTCCCACTGGCGTTGGGATACTGGCGGTTCGCCCGTGCGGACGTCGAGTGA
- the phoU gene encoding phosphate signaling complex protein PhoU, whose amino-acid sequence MPRQQYQEQLEELREDALYMSEIVAERLRMGMDALADKDEDLANRVIDEDDEVNQLYLELEQDCVDLLALQQPVAGDLRFIAATFKIITDLERIGDLATNLGEYTLQAERDVFPDVDVQRIGEATLDMLDHAMTAYAEENPDACFAVAADDDDIDELCSVASTDVMRELIQREGVTEDDVEQMMTDVSRLLLTIRDLERVGDHAVNIAARTLYMIENNDELIY is encoded by the coding sequence ATGCCCAGACAACAGTATCAAGAACAACTCGAGGAACTGCGCGAGGACGCACTCTATATGAGCGAAATCGTCGCAGAGCGCCTGCGGATGGGGATGGATGCACTCGCCGACAAAGACGAGGACCTCGCCAACCGGGTCATCGACGAAGACGACGAGGTGAACCAACTGTACCTCGAACTCGAACAGGACTGCGTCGACCTCTTGGCGCTCCAACAGCCAGTCGCGGGTGACCTCCGATTCATCGCGGCGACGTTCAAGATCATTACCGACCTCGAACGCATCGGCGACCTCGCGACGAACCTCGGGGAGTACACCCTGCAGGCCGAACGCGACGTGTTCCCCGACGTCGACGTCCAACGAATCGGCGAGGCGACGCTCGATATGCTCGACCACGCGATGACGGCCTACGCCGAGGAGAACCCCGACGCCTGCTTCGCCGTCGCCGCGGACGACGACGACATCGACGAACTCTGCTCGGTCGCGAGTACAGACGTGATGCGCGAACTCATCCAGCGCGAGGGCGTCACCGAAGACGACGTCGAGCAGATGATGACGGACGTCTCGCGCCTGCTCCTCACTATCCGTGACCTCGAACGCGTCGGCGACCACGCGGTCAACATCGCCGCGCGGACGCTGTACATGATCGAGAACAACGACGAACTGATCTACTAA
- a CDS encoding phosphate signaling complex PhoU family protein has translation MVETRKVQVTGGSTYTVSIPKEWATDNDVSAGTEVEFYPEGDSLFLTPVTEEGRTEGTLDVGDLTGDQLTRAVMTMYVSGFDIIALEAPRITNDQRRTIRDSVQSLVGLEVLEETRDRVVIRDLLDSSELSIHNAVSRMRLIAVSMLEDAVDALTTSDEDMALDVIQRDDDVDRLYMVVSRIFRATLRTPKAAEDIGLSREICFDYHSSARQLERVADHATKIAHLTLELLGSEEAAVVGDEEPRTPEGNITDLPEEFVEALRELDEDAREVVDQAMEALFADDSAEATTLANDARAAVRGVDERAREIDELLRGLDPAQAQLLGLIVDSVSRSADYGGNIAETALQKAAPTP, from the coding sequence ATGGTCGAGACACGGAAGGTGCAAGTCACCGGTGGGTCGACGTACACGGTGTCCATTCCGAAGGAGTGGGCCACCGACAACGACGTGAGCGCGGGGACCGAGGTGGAGTTCTACCCCGAGGGGGACTCGCTGTTCTTGACGCCCGTGACCGAAGAGGGGCGAACCGAGGGAACGCTCGACGTCGGCGACCTCACAGGCGACCAACTCACCCGCGCGGTGATGACGATGTACGTCTCAGGGTTCGACATTATCGCGTTGGAGGCTCCCCGGATCACGAACGACCAGCGGCGCACGATCCGCGACTCCGTCCAGAGCCTCGTCGGCCTAGAGGTACTGGAGGAGACGCGCGACCGCGTCGTCATCCGCGATCTGCTCGACTCCTCGGAACTGTCGATCCACAACGCCGTCTCTCGGATGCGCCTCATCGCCGTCTCGATGCTCGAGGACGCCGTCGACGCGCTCACCACCAGCGACGAGGATATGGCGCTCGACGTGATCCAGCGCGACGACGACGTCGACCGCCTGTACATGGTCGTCTCGCGTATCTTCCGTGCGACCCTGCGGACGCCGAAGGCCGCCGAGGACATCGGTCTCTCGCGGGAGATCTGCTTCGACTACCACTCCAGTGCCCGCCAGTTGGAGCGGGTGGCCGACCACGCGACCAAGATCGCCCACCTCACGCTCGAACTCCTCGGTAGTGAGGAGGCGGCGGTCGTCGGTGACGAAGAGCCGCGGACGCCCGAGGGCAACATCACCGACCTCCCCGAGGAGTTCGTCGAGGCGCTGCGAGAACTCGACGAGGACGCCCGTGAAGTCGTCGACCAGGCGATGGAGGCGCTGTTCGCCGACGACAGCGCCGAGGCGACGACGCTGGCGAACGACGCCCGCGCCGCGGTCCGCGGCGTCGACGAACGGGCCCGTGAGATCGACGAACTCCTGCGCGGTCTCGATCCGGCGCAAGCGCAGTTGCTCGGCCTCATCGTCGACTCCGTCTCTCGTTCGGCCGACTACGGCGGCAACATCGCAGAGACCGCCCTCCAGAAGGCCGCACCGACGCCGTAA
- a CDS encoding cupin domain-containing protein: MTLDVYADALADLAPDEGAIETAELVVTDDVLVKLFALGPGAELDPHEHADSTNVFHVLEGTVTVVRDDDEEAIDAPGVVLHERGDVHGARNETDEVVAFTASLCPLPGSG, encoded by the coding sequence ATGACACTCGACGTGTACGCGGACGCACTCGCCGACCTCGCTCCCGACGAAGGAGCAATCGAGACGGCGGAACTGGTCGTCACCGACGACGTCCTCGTGAAACTGTTCGCACTCGGCCCCGGCGCGGAACTCGACCCGCACGAACACGCCGACAGCACCAACGTCTTCCACGTCCTCGAGGGCACGGTGACGGTCGTGCGCGACGACGACGAGGAAGCGATCGATGCGCCGGGCGTCGTCCTCCACGAACGCGGCGACGTTCACGGCGCGCGAAACGAGACGGACGAGGTCGTCGCGTTCACCGCGAGTCTCTGTCCGCTTCCCGGGAGCGGCTGA
- a CDS encoding CDC48 family AAA ATPase: MNEVQLEVAKAYPNDSGRGIARLDPDTLLHLKLSPGDIIEIEGAETTAAKVWRADRQDWNTDTVRIDGFTRQNADVGIGERVTIRKAEAKKAEKLTLAPPEEASVQFGSDAAGMVKRQILKRPVVERDIVPVMSSTNHPFMRSPGQAIPLIAVDTEPEGVCLITEDTEVELREEPISGFEKTGGGITYEDIGGIQQEIQRVREMVELPMKHPQIFKKLGIEPPQGVLLHGPPGTGKTLLAKAVANETSASFFSIAGPEIISKYYGESEQQLREIFEDAKDESPSIIFIDELDSIAPKREDVTGEVERRVVAQLLTMMDGLETRGQVIVIAATNRVDSVDPALRRPGRFDREIEIGVPDEVGRKEILQIHTRGMPLSDDVDLDRLADETHGFVGADIESLTKEAAMKALRRYLPEIDLDEEDIPPSLIDRMIVKRTDFQSALAEVEPSAMREVLVELPKVTWEDVGGLDDAQQQVKEAVEWPLTTPEKFERMGIEAPKGVLLYGPPGTGKTLMAKAVANETNANFISVRGPQLLSKWVGESEKAIRQTFRKARQVSPTIIFFDELDSLAPSRGQEMGNNVSERVVNQLLTELDGLEEMGNVMVIGATNRPDMIDPALIRSGRFDRLVMIGQPSEEGREQILKIHTGDTPLGTDVSLRELAERTDGYVGSDLESIAREAAIQALREDDDAEAVQMRHFEKAMESVRPTISEAILDYYADIEEQFKGGGTDSLRADRSGRIGFQ; encoded by the coding sequence ATGAATGAAGTTCAACTCGAAGTCGCAAAGGCATACCCGAACGACTCCGGCAGAGGGATCGCTCGCCTCGACCCGGACACGCTGTTACACCTGAAGCTCTCGCCGGGCGATATCATCGAGATCGAGGGTGCGGAGACGACCGCCGCGAAGGTGTGGCGTGCCGACCGACAGGACTGGAACACCGACACCGTCCGCATCGACGGCTTCACGCGGCAGAACGCCGACGTCGGTATCGGCGAACGCGTCACGATCCGGAAGGCAGAGGCGAAGAAGGCGGAGAAACTGACGCTCGCGCCGCCCGAGGAGGCGTCCGTCCAGTTCGGCTCCGACGCCGCGGGGATGGTGAAACGCCAGATCCTCAAGCGGCCCGTCGTCGAACGCGACATCGTCCCCGTGATGAGCAGCACGAACCACCCGTTCATGCGCTCTCCGGGGCAGGCTATCCCGCTCATCGCCGTCGACACCGAACCCGAGGGCGTCTGTCTGATCACCGAGGACACCGAGGTCGAACTCCGCGAGGAGCCAATCTCCGGATTCGAGAAGACTGGCGGTGGCATCACCTACGAGGACATCGGCGGCATCCAACAGGAGATCCAGCGCGTCCGCGAGATGGTCGAACTGCCTATGAAACACCCCCAGATCTTCAAGAAACTGGGGATCGAACCCCCGCAGGGCGTCCTCCTCCACGGCCCGCCCGGCACCGGGAAGACCCTCCTCGCGAAGGCCGTCGCCAACGAGACCAGCGCGTCGTTCTTCTCTATCGCCGGTCCCGAGATCATCTCGAAGTACTACGGCGAGTCCGAACAGCAGTTACGCGAGATATTCGAGGACGCGAAAGACGAGTCGCCGTCGATCATCTTCATCGACGAACTCGACTCCATCGCACCCAAACGCGAGGACGTCACCGGCGAGGTCGAACGCCGCGTAGTCGCTCAGTTGCTGACGATGATGGACGGCCTAGAGACGCGCGGGCAGGTCATCGTCATCGCGGCGACGAACCGCGTCGACAGCGTCGACCCCGCGCTCCGTCGTCCCGGTCGCTTCGACCGCGAGATCGAGATCGGCGTCCCCGACGAGGTGGGTCGCAAAGAGATCCTCCAGATTCACACCCGCGGGATGCCGCTGTCGGACGACGTCGACCTCGACCGTCTCGCCGACGAGACGCACGGCTTCGTCGGGGCCGACATCGAGAGCCTGACGAAGGAGGCCGCGATGAAGGCACTGCGGCGCTACCTTCCGGAAATCGATCTGGACGAGGAAGACATCCCGCCGAGCCTCATCGACCGGATGATCGTCAAACGGACGGACTTCCAGAGCGCCCTCGCGGAGGTGGAGCCGTCTGCGATGCGGGAGGTGCTCGTCGAACTCCCGAAGGTGACGTGGGAGGACGTGGGCGGCCTCGACGACGCCCAACAGCAGGTGAAAGAGGCCGTCGAGTGGCCGCTCACCACGCCCGAGAAGTTCGAGCGGATGGGCATCGAGGCCCCGAAGGGCGTCCTCCTGTACGGCCCGCCGGGGACGGGGAAGACCCTGATGGCGAAGGCCGTCGCCAACGAGACGAACGCGAACTTCATCTCGGTGCGCGGCCCGCAACTGCTGTCGAAGTGGGTGGGTGAATCGGAGAAGGCGATCCGGCAGACGTTCCGCAAGGCGCGGCAGGTCTCGCCGACGATCATCTTCTTCGACGAACTCGACTCGCTGGCTCCGAGTCGGGGACAGGAGATGGGGAACAACGTCTCTGAGCGTGTCGTCAACCAACTGCTCACGGAACTCGACGGCCTCGAAGAGATGGGCAACGTGATGGTCATCGGCGCGACGAACCGCCCCGACATGATCGACCCGGCCCTCATCCGCTCGGGGCGGTTCGACCGCCTCGTGATGATCGGTCAGCCCAGCGAGGAGGGTCGCGAACAGATCCTCAAGATTCACACCGGCGATACGCCGCTGGGGACGGACGTGAGCCTGCGTGAACTCGCAGAGCGAACCGACGGCTACGTCGGCTCCGACCTGGAGTCGATCGCTCGCGAGGCCGCCATTCAGGCACTGCGCGAGGACGACGACGCCGAGGCGGTCCAGATGCGCCACTTCGAGAAGGCGATGGAGTCGGTTCGCCCGACCATCTCCGAGGCGATTTTGGACTACTACGCGGACATCGAAGAGCAGTTCAAGGGCGGCGGCACCGACAGCCTCCGCGCCGACCGCAGCGGGCGGATCGGCTTCCAGTAG
- a CDS encoding methyl-accepting chemotaxis protein, producing MGEKSGSSVGAKLVPDLIRGGIMRKFAAVLLVLVIATGAVGAYTVTESTAEIHDDVHTELSMVTALEAGELSEWMGNRETATRMISEYQDVREGNLGKLQPVFTAELRSLPDDVHAIHYVDTESGTVLASSERSLEGESIAAANVAWAPDLAPASADRTATSSVYETDEGSMVGFVSSVPSAPHRAVVLVASVEQIASGFHNPIEGGFTQVISKDGTVLMAEDGDAVGEAYLGASDDAFRRALGGNEVVTEESSLEGALDTELVVAYTRVPGTTWVIAAHAPAAQAFALAGAVRLDILLLIGTALAGFLLMGVLVAKPTGDALDDLSDRARALGSGDLDVSVSTGRIDEIGTLYGAFGDMRDDLDERIEQARTERERAAEAKAEAESLAESLERRAGQYGEAMSQCADGDLTVRLDEGSDHEALADIARAFNRMVDDLEETVGTVRAFADEADERSAAVATGADQIESASTSVSRAMTDVAAASDEQADRLGEVTGEMSGLSATVEEIAATAADVSEVSSQAADSATRAGDAAEDALDAFGEVADHTDRTAEEVDRVAAEMEEITEVVDLIDGIAEQTNLLALNASIEAARAGDEGDGFAVVASEVKTLAEETSEATDDIADRIETLREASAAAAEDMAATEAVVEDGVEVVEDALSAVETVEDRIEDANDGVGSIDTATDDQAATTEEVVAMAEEVADIGTQTSDDIDDAAAASQEQTAAVAEVSDAAETLSGRVEDLRALVERFEVDDVNDDLVDAEAGTAADVVDGAGSAAAPAESGYDSGVAMTDGDGFEFGPDRADGVDSDD from the coding sequence ATGGGAGAAAAGTCGGGGTCCAGCGTGGGGGCGAAACTCGTCCCGGACCTGATCAGAGGCGGGATTATGCGGAAGTTCGCGGCGGTGTTGCTCGTCCTCGTCATCGCGACCGGCGCAGTCGGCGCGTACACCGTCACCGAGTCAACGGCGGAGATTCACGACGATGTCCACACCGAACTCTCGATGGTCACCGCGTTGGAAGCGGGTGAACTCTCCGAGTGGATGGGTAACCGCGAGACGGCGACGCGAATGATCTCTGAGTACCAGGACGTCCGCGAGGGCAACCTCGGGAAACTCCAGCCCGTGTTCACGGCGGAACTCCGGTCGCTTCCCGACGACGTACACGCGATCCACTACGTCGACACGGAATCGGGAACGGTGCTCGCGTCGAGTGAGCGGTCGCTCGAGGGTGAGTCGATCGCCGCGGCGAACGTCGCGTGGGCACCCGACCTCGCGCCCGCGTCGGCCGACCGGACGGCGACCTCCTCGGTGTACGAGACCGACGAGGGGTCGATGGTCGGGTTCGTCAGTTCCGTCCCCTCTGCACCGCACCGAGCGGTCGTTCTCGTCGCCAGCGTAGAACAGATCGCCTCGGGCTTCCACAACCCGATCGAGGGTGGATTCACGCAGGTCATCTCGAAAGACGGGACGGTGCTGATGGCCGAGGACGGCGACGCTGTCGGTGAGGCCTACCTCGGCGCGAGCGACGACGCGTTCCGCCGCGCACTCGGCGGCAACGAGGTCGTGACCGAGGAGTCCTCGCTGGAAGGCGCACTCGACACCGAACTCGTCGTCGCGTACACCCGCGTACCCGGGACGACGTGGGTCATCGCGGCGCACGCGCCGGCGGCCCAGGCGTTCGCGCTGGCGGGTGCCGTCCGCCTCGACATCCTCCTGCTCATCGGGACGGCACTCGCCGGGTTCCTGCTGATGGGTGTGCTCGTCGCCAAGCCGACTGGTGACGCCCTCGACGACCTCAGCGACCGGGCACGAGCGCTCGGATCGGGTGACTTGGACGTCTCCGTCTCGACCGGCCGTATCGACGAGATCGGAACGCTGTACGGCGCCTTCGGCGATATGCGCGACGACCTCGACGAGCGGATCGAGCAGGCGCGAACCGAGCGCGAACGCGCTGCCGAGGCGAAGGCGGAGGCGGAGAGCCTCGCAGAGTCGCTGGAGCGTCGCGCGGGACAGTACGGCGAGGCGATGTCGCAGTGCGCCGACGGAGATCTCACCGTCCGCCTCGACGAGGGCTCCGACCACGAGGCGCTGGCGGACATCGCTCGCGCGTTCAACCGGATGGTCGACGACTTAGAGGAGACGGTCGGCACCGTCCGGGCGTTCGCCGACGAGGCCGACGAGCGCTCCGCGGCCGTCGCCACCGGCGCGGATCAGATCGAGTCCGCGAGCACGTCAGTCAGCCGTGCGATGACCGACGTGGCCGCCGCCAGCGACGAACAGGCCGACCGTCTCGGCGAGGTGACTGGCGAGATGAGCGGCCTCTCGGCGACCGTCGAAGAGATCGCTGCCACCGCCGCGGACGTGTCGGAGGTCTCGTCGCAGGCGGCCGACAGTGCGACCCGCGCGGGCGACGCCGCCGAGGACGCACTCGACGCGTTCGGCGAGGTCGCGGACCACACCGACCGCACGGCCGAGGAGGTCGACCGCGTCGCCGCCGAGATGGAGGAGATCACCGAGGTCGTCGACCTCATCGACGGCATCGCCGAGCAGACGAATCTGCTCGCACTCAACGCCTCCATCGAGGCCGCCCGCGCCGGCGACGAGGGCGACGGCTTCGCCGTCGTCGCCAGCGAGGTGAAGACGCTCGCTGAGGAGACGAGCGAGGCGACCGACGACATCGCAGACCGCATCGAGACGCTCCGCGAGGCGTCGGCGGCCGCCGCCGAGGATATGGCCGCGACCGAGGCCGTCGTCGAAGACGGCGTCGAGGTCGTCGAAGACGCGCTATCGGCGGTCGAGACCGTCGAGGACCGCATCGAAGACGCCAACGACGGCGTCGGCTCGATCGACACCGCGACCGACGACCAAGCGGCCACCACGGAGGAAGTCGTCGCGATGGCCGAGGAGGTGGCCGACATCGGCACGCAGACCAGCGACGACATCGACGACGCTGCGGCGGCCTCACAAGAACAGACCGCGGCGGTCGCGGAGGTGAGCGACGCCGCCGAGACGCTCTCGGGCCGGGTCGAAGACCTCCGAGCGCTCGTGGAGCGGTTCGAGGTGGACGACGTGAACGACGACCTCGTCGACGCTGAGGCGGGAACGGCGGCGGACGTGGTCGACGGCGCCGGTTCGGCGGCGGCACCGGCCGAGAGTGGGTACGACTCTGGCGTCGCGATGACCGACGGCGACGGCTTCGAGTTCGGCCCCGACCGCGCCGACGGCGTCGACAGCGACGACTGA